One genomic window of Coregonus clupeaformis isolate EN_2021a chromosome 12, ASM2061545v1, whole genome shotgun sequence includes the following:
- the LOC123492039 gene encoding cilia- and flagella-associated protein 100-like produces the protein MDYNRKKMEVETNQLTQQIDIMTHTIQREKERAAELELRARLFNFGKYKSDDQEGMFDSLGAKVEEVYRGCMGDSEANLSTLQMLKAIESRLDELLENVEIVPKERLVLAERAKEKERRFRMRDEKMRQDKQNQERLKRALERAQADVKKTTVKKLMARSQRLARKLKTSQVYDISDKEKEEQLYFYT, from the exons ATGGACTACAACCGCAAGAAGAT GGAGGTGGAGACCAACCAGCTGACCCAGCAGATAGACATCATGACCCACACCATCCAGAGGGAGAAGGAACGGGCTGCCGAGCTGGAGCTAAGGGCCCGCCTCTTCAACTTTGGGAAGTACAAGTCGGACGACCAG GAGGGTATGTTTGACTCCCTGGGCGCTAAGGTAGAGGAGGTGTACCGGGGCTGCATGGGTGACAGCGAGGCCAACCTGAGCACGCTGCAGATGCTGAAGGCCATCGAGAGCCGCCTGGACGAGCTGCTGGAGAACGTGGAGATCGTCCCCAAGGAGCGGCTGGTGCTGGCCGAGAGGGCCAAGGAAAAGGAGAGGAGGTTCAG GATGCGTGATGAGAAGATGCGTCAGGACAAGCAGAACCAGGAGAGGCTGAAGAGGGCCCTGGAGAGAGCCCAGGCTGACGTCAAGAAAACA ACTGTCAAGAAACTGATGGCTAGATCACAGCGCCTTGCCCGCAAGCTGAAGACCAGCCAGGTGTATGACATCTcagacaaggagaaagaggagCAGCTCTACTTCTACACCTAA
- the LOC121578010 gene encoding zinc finger protein ZXDC isoform X1, translating to MHCCYRDTKMEIQGLSHAQNIHYQHGAPRRTGSSPIRTTTGACSLSISNENEAQEDLESYELQSDNNNHNRPRTSPFRLLAENGSVGLPVCKQNGKNNSPLQTQTANVGLRDKNTLKARELNAKLPPHDIFRTGYKYDIESGDNILQMALPFFAGEEEQYQQQQLQPPVLRQQHEDGAFLLQSLASEGTAACGSNSTANANKNTEEYYVVFNIVQEDGNDADKDRLGNPSKDGDTIRGKMKLEHSKIKTCNSMEVQSTNALIESDDNLNNLAAEALKRTVHLCSLLNSSSNSEATVTNEKQSVCYETENENTALTNEYGENICGHQVCVENIDSDAPNQISSQTEAQDSSALISENTDMVEMSDAMDFISDAGRSLSVSANADGTPNSASANETFSGTIMINNQSIIVTIENGILTLAAPPEGYTHKDDGMVGLKEHLGMKDHEDIVLLNYDSGTKSIGKISNVAVIRAGHHEQSRLGLSVSDSELALADNCSLSELGASLDMCPVIKQESGTLCAISEGDLVSQRPEGSSVDCDDNGDFQPVSVIGASGLSKKGALITTYRCPQPGCPSTFETRQKLKMHLLNHTEDQRPFKCPFEGCGWAFTTSYKLKRHLQSHDKVRPHKCEWEGCGRCFTTVYNLKAHVKQHDQENTFVCEICSERFRSATRLTNHQRAHFEPERPHKCEFPGCEKSFITYSALFSHNRTHFRETGLFICTYPGCDKRYDKACRIKIHMRSHTGERPFVCDSEACGWSFTSMSKLLRHKRKHDDDRRFTCPEEGCGKSFTRAEHLKGHSITHLGTKPFECHVDGCSAKFSARSSLYIHSKKHKQDAGSLRTRCPVANCSKHFSSCSSLKSHMLKHHHLNPDVLSQLEATPTLTPSSELVSAATTTGTVPGVTGGDQLAHLDLSSLFSAVPGGPSPTIHGVGVPVGATGPAGAFAMDLSLVSSGILTINPASVGSALCTSGHGATVAKASLDPLILAAGEDMVGGALPPRGTLNLDNVQKVTPEALGSLTVLTMQAASSSADHHTLSSSSALSTEPSPSNLAVPPGPELLSSHSKVAEAGGSRGVGRPLLGCVEVLGQQEGGKVLTQCVFPGHDGGSSFSLQKESELSHSSAVLPYSFLESSGSARTDYRAIQLAKKRKRRGPSVCSASSGLGQRKSKGGKASSTSAPTVPTSARFGEGSAAANGGLTIRDPVTGAQYVQIQLLQDDPASEGDLAFQLSSQPSSSHSQLTVDLPVNILQEPPAMTEDDNGSDNSQFTGSTINLQDLE from the exons ATGCACTGCTGCTACAGGGATACCAAGATGGAAATCCAGGGGCTTTCTCATGCCCAAAATATTCACTATCAACATGGCGCCCCACGTAGAACAGGTTCGTCTCCGATTAGGACAACGACAGGGGCATGTTCTCTCTCCATTTCGAACGAGAACGAAGCACAGGAGGATTTGGAATCGTACGAACTGCAAAgtgacaacaacaaccacaatagGCCAAGGACATCTCCATTTCGCCTACTGGCAGAAAATGGCAGCGTTGGCCTGCCTGTCTGCAAGCAGAACGGTAAAAACAATAGCCCACTTCAAACCCAAACAGCGAATGTGGGACTCCGTGACAAGAATACTTTGAAAGCGAGGGAACTGAACGCAAAACTACCTCCACACGATATTTTTAGGACTGGTTACAAATACGATATTGAAAGTGGGGATAACATATTGCAAATGGCGTTGCCTTTCTTTGCGGGGGAAGAGGAACAATATCAGCAACAGCAGCTGCAACCTCCGGTTTTACGGCAGCAACATGAAGACGGCGCCTTCCTGTTGCAGTCATTGGCGAGCGAGGGCACGGCGGCCTGTGGGAGCAACAGCACCGCTAACGCTAATAAAAACACCGAGGAATATTATGTGGTTTTCAACATTGTCCAAGAGGATGGTAATGACGCAGATAAGGACAGACTGGGAAATCCATCTAAAGATGGGGATACGATACGCGGTAAGATGAAGCTTGAACATTCCAAGATCAAAACATGTAATTCGATGGAGGTTCAAAGCACCAATGCTCTTATTGAATCTGATGACAATTTGAACAATTTAGCAGCAGAGGCCTTGAAAAGAACTGTTCATTTGTGTAGTTTGTTAAATTCCAGTTCAAATAGTGAGGCAACTGTAACTAATGAGAAACAGTCTGTGTGTTATGAAACGGAGAATGAAAACACTGCTTTGACAAACGAATATGGCGAGAACATATGTGGCCACCAAGTTTGCGTTGAAAACATTGACAGTGACGCGCCTAACCAAATATCATCTCAGACCGAAGCTCAAGATAGCAGTGCCTTGATTTCAGAAAACACTGATATGGTGGAAATGAGCGACGCTATGGACTTCATTTCCGACGCTGGTAGGAGCCTATCCGTGTCTGCCAATGCAGATGGGACCCCCAACAGTGCGTCTGCCAACGAGACCTTCTCTGGAACCATCATGATAAACAACCAAAGCATCATAGTTACCATAGAAAACGGGATACTGACTCTAGCTGCACCTCCAGAGGGTTACACCCACAAAGACGACGGAATGGTTGGCTTGAAGGAACACCTTGGAATGAAAGACCACGAGGACATAGTGCTTCTCAACTATGACAGCGGGACCAAATCCATTGGGAAAATAAGCAACGTGGCGGTTATTCGGGCAGGTCACCACGAACAGTCTAGGCTGGGTTTGTCTGTGAGCGACTCCGAACTGGCTCTAGCTGACAACTGTTCACTGTCAGAGTTGGGTGCCTCCCTGGACATGTGCCCAGTCATCAAGCAGGAGAGCGGGACTCTGTGTGCCATAAGCGAAGGTGACTTGGTTTCCCAGCGCCCAGAGGGTTCTTCTGTCGACTGTGACGACAACGGCGACTTCCAGCCTGTCAGTGTCATCGGCGCTTCGGGACTCTCCAAGAAAGGTGCCTTGATCACGACATACCGCTGCCCCCAGCCAGGCTGCCCCAGCACCTTCGAAACGCGCCAAAAGCTCAAGATGCACCTTCTTAACCACACCGAGGACCAGAGGCCCTTTAAGTGCCCTTTTGAGGGCTGTGGCTGGGCCTTCACCACCTCTTACAAGCTCAAACGACACCTGCAGTCCCACGACAAGGTGCGGCCTCACAAGTGCGAGTGGGAGGGATGCGGCCGCTGTTTCACCACGGTCTACAACCTGAAGGCGCATGTGAAGCAGCATGACCAGGAGAACACCTTTGTGTGCGAGATCTGCAGCGAGCGCTTCCGCAGCGCCACCCGGCTGACCAATCACCAGCGGGCCCATTTTGAGCCAGAGAGGCCGCACAAATGCGAGTTTCCAG GCTGTGAGAAGAGCTTCATCACCTACAGTGCCCTGTTCTCCCACAACCGCACACACTTCCGCGAGACGGGCCTGTTCATCTGCACCTACCCGGGCTGCGACAAGCGCTACGACAAGGCCTGCCGCATCAAGATCCACATGCGCAGCCACACGG GCGAGAGGCCGTTCGTCTGCGACTCAGAGGCCTGTGGCTGGTCTTTCACCAGTATGTCCAAGTTACTGAGGCACAAAAG GAAGCACGACGATGACAGGCGCTTCACCTGCCCAGAGGAGGGCTGTGGCAAGTCCTTCACCCGGGCAGAGCACCTCAAGGGCCACAGCATCACCCACCTGGGCACCAAGCCCTTTGAGTGCCACGTAGATG GCTGCAGTGCCAAGTTCTCAGCGCGGAGCAGTCTGTATATCCACTCGAAGAAACACAAGCAGGACGCTGGCAGCCTGAGGACGCGTTGCCCCGTGGCCAACTGCAGCAAGCACTTCTCTTCCTGCAGTAGCCTGAAGAGCCACATGCTCAAACACCACCACCTCAACCCCG ACGTGCTGAGCCAGCTGGAGGCCACTCCCACCCTGACCCCCAGCAGCGAGCTTGTCAGCGCCGCCACCACCACGGGAACCGTCCCAGGGGTCACCGGGGGCGACCAGCTGGCCCACCTGGACCtcagctctctgttctctgctgtGCCCGGGGGTCCCTCGCCCACCATCCACGGGGTCGGGGTGCCTGTAGGCGCCACAGGGCCTGCAGGCGCCTTCGCCATGGACCTGTCACTGGTCAGCTCAGGAATCCTCACCATCAACCCGGCCTCGGTTGGCTCAGCCCTGTGCACGTCCGGGCATGGCGCCACCGTGGCCAAAGCTTCCTTGGACCCGCTCATCCTGGCGGCCGGGGAAGACATGGTCGGGGGAGCCCTCCCTCCTCGGGGTACCCTCAACCTGGACAACGTGCAGAAGGTCACCCCCGAGGCCCTAGGCTCACTCACAGTCCTCACCATGCAGGCTGCTAGCTCCTCCGCGGACCACCACACCCTCAGCTCCTCCAGCGCCCTGTCCACCGAGCCCTCCCCCTCAAACCTGGCTGTCCCCCCCGGGCCCGAGCTCCTCTCGTCCCACTCTAAGGTGGCTGAGGCTGGAGGGAGCAGGGGTGTCGGCAGGCCTCTGCTGGGCTGTGTGGAGGTGCTGGGGCAGCAGGAGGGGGGCAAGGtgctgacccagtgtgtgttccCGGGCCATGACGGTGGCAGCTCGTTCAGCCTGCAGAAGGAGTCCGAGCTCAGCCACAGCTCAGCCGTCTTACCCTACTCCTTCCTG GAGAGTAGTGGTTCAGCGCGGACCGACTACAGAGCCATCCAGCTGGCCAAGAAGAGGAAACGGAGAGGACCCTCCGTCTGCTCAG CAAGCTCAGGATTGGGCCAGAGGAAGAGTAAAGGCGGGAAGGCCAGCAGCACTTCGGCGCCAACGGTTCCCACAAGTGCCCGTTTTGGTGAAGGTTCTGCAGCAGCCAATGGGGGGCTGACTATCCGTGACCCTGTCACAGGGGCCCAGTATGTTCAGATTCAGCTCCTGCAG GATGACCCGGCCAGCGAAGGGGACCTAGCCTTCCAGCTGAGCTCCCAGCCTTCCAGCTCCCACTCCCAGCTGACCGTGGACCTGCCAGTCAACATCCTACAG GAACCTCCTGCTATGACGGAGGACGACAACGGCTCGGACAACTCCCAGTTCACAGGAAGCACCATCAACCTGCAGGAcctggagtga
- the LOC121578010 gene encoding zinc finger protein ZXDC isoform X2 — protein MHCCYRDTKMEIQGLSHAQNIHYQHGAPRRTGSSPIRTTTGACSLSISNENEAQEDLESYELQSDNNNHNRPRTSPFRLLAENGSVGLPVCKQNGKNNSPLQTQTANVGLRDKNTLKARELNAKLPPHDIFRTGYKYDIESGDNILQMALPFFAGEEEQYQQQQLQPPVLRQQHEDGAFLLQSLASEGTAACGSNSTANANKNTEEYYVVFNIVQEDGNDADKDRLGNPSKDGDTIRGKMKLEHSKIKTCNSMEVQSTNALIESDDNLNNLAAEALKRTVHLCSLLNSSSNSEATVTNEKQSVCYETENENTALTNEYGENICGHQVCVENIDSDAPNQISSQTEAQDSSALISENTDMVEMSDAMDFISDAGRSLSVSANADGTPNSASANETFSGTIMINNQSIIVTIENGILTLAAPPEGYTHKDDGMVGLKEHLGMKDHEDIVLLNYDSGTKSIGKISNVAVIRAGHHEQSRLGLSVSDSELALADNCSLSELGASLDMCPVIKQESGTLCAISEGDLVSQRPEGSSVDCDDNGDFQPVSVIGASGLSKKGALITTYRCPQPGCPSTFETRQKLKMHLLNHTEDQRPFKCPFEGCGWAFTTSYKLKRHLQSHDKVRPHKCEWEGCGRCFTTVYNLKAHVKQHDQENTFVCEICSERFRSATRLTNHQRAHFEPERPHKCEFPGCEKSFITYSALFSHNRTHFRETGLFICTYPGCDKRYDKACRIKIHMRSHTGERPFVCDSEACGWSFTSMSKLLRHKRKHDDDRRFTCPEEGCGKSFTRAEHLKGHSITHLGTKPFECHVDGCSAKFSARSSLYIHSKKHKQDAGSLRTRCPVANCSKHFSSCSSLKSHMLKHHHLNPDVLSQLEATPTLTPSSELVSAATTTGTVPGVTGGDQLAHLDLSSLFSAVPGGPSPTIHGVGVPVGATGPAGAFAMDLSLVSSGILTINPASVGSALCTSGHGATVAKASLDPLILAAGEDMVGGALPPRGTLNLDNVQKVTPEALGSLTVLTMQAASSSADHHTLSSSSALSTEPSPSNLAVPPGPELLSSHSKVAEAGGSRGVGRPLLGCVEVLGQQEGGKVLTQCVFPGHDGGSSFSLQKESELSHSSAVLPYSFLESSGSARTDYRAIQLAKKRKRRGPSVCSGTL, from the exons ATGCACTGCTGCTACAGGGATACCAAGATGGAAATCCAGGGGCTTTCTCATGCCCAAAATATTCACTATCAACATGGCGCCCCACGTAGAACAGGTTCGTCTCCGATTAGGACAACGACAGGGGCATGTTCTCTCTCCATTTCGAACGAGAACGAAGCACAGGAGGATTTGGAATCGTACGAACTGCAAAgtgacaacaacaaccacaatagGCCAAGGACATCTCCATTTCGCCTACTGGCAGAAAATGGCAGCGTTGGCCTGCCTGTCTGCAAGCAGAACGGTAAAAACAATAGCCCACTTCAAACCCAAACAGCGAATGTGGGACTCCGTGACAAGAATACTTTGAAAGCGAGGGAACTGAACGCAAAACTACCTCCACACGATATTTTTAGGACTGGTTACAAATACGATATTGAAAGTGGGGATAACATATTGCAAATGGCGTTGCCTTTCTTTGCGGGGGAAGAGGAACAATATCAGCAACAGCAGCTGCAACCTCCGGTTTTACGGCAGCAACATGAAGACGGCGCCTTCCTGTTGCAGTCATTGGCGAGCGAGGGCACGGCGGCCTGTGGGAGCAACAGCACCGCTAACGCTAATAAAAACACCGAGGAATATTATGTGGTTTTCAACATTGTCCAAGAGGATGGTAATGACGCAGATAAGGACAGACTGGGAAATCCATCTAAAGATGGGGATACGATACGCGGTAAGATGAAGCTTGAACATTCCAAGATCAAAACATGTAATTCGATGGAGGTTCAAAGCACCAATGCTCTTATTGAATCTGATGACAATTTGAACAATTTAGCAGCAGAGGCCTTGAAAAGAACTGTTCATTTGTGTAGTTTGTTAAATTCCAGTTCAAATAGTGAGGCAACTGTAACTAATGAGAAACAGTCTGTGTGTTATGAAACGGAGAATGAAAACACTGCTTTGACAAACGAATATGGCGAGAACATATGTGGCCACCAAGTTTGCGTTGAAAACATTGACAGTGACGCGCCTAACCAAATATCATCTCAGACCGAAGCTCAAGATAGCAGTGCCTTGATTTCAGAAAACACTGATATGGTGGAAATGAGCGACGCTATGGACTTCATTTCCGACGCTGGTAGGAGCCTATCCGTGTCTGCCAATGCAGATGGGACCCCCAACAGTGCGTCTGCCAACGAGACCTTCTCTGGAACCATCATGATAAACAACCAAAGCATCATAGTTACCATAGAAAACGGGATACTGACTCTAGCTGCACCTCCAGAGGGTTACACCCACAAAGACGACGGAATGGTTGGCTTGAAGGAACACCTTGGAATGAAAGACCACGAGGACATAGTGCTTCTCAACTATGACAGCGGGACCAAATCCATTGGGAAAATAAGCAACGTGGCGGTTATTCGGGCAGGTCACCACGAACAGTCTAGGCTGGGTTTGTCTGTGAGCGACTCCGAACTGGCTCTAGCTGACAACTGTTCACTGTCAGAGTTGGGTGCCTCCCTGGACATGTGCCCAGTCATCAAGCAGGAGAGCGGGACTCTGTGTGCCATAAGCGAAGGTGACTTGGTTTCCCAGCGCCCAGAGGGTTCTTCTGTCGACTGTGACGACAACGGCGACTTCCAGCCTGTCAGTGTCATCGGCGCTTCGGGACTCTCCAAGAAAGGTGCCTTGATCACGACATACCGCTGCCCCCAGCCAGGCTGCCCCAGCACCTTCGAAACGCGCCAAAAGCTCAAGATGCACCTTCTTAACCACACCGAGGACCAGAGGCCCTTTAAGTGCCCTTTTGAGGGCTGTGGCTGGGCCTTCACCACCTCTTACAAGCTCAAACGACACCTGCAGTCCCACGACAAGGTGCGGCCTCACAAGTGCGAGTGGGAGGGATGCGGCCGCTGTTTCACCACGGTCTACAACCTGAAGGCGCATGTGAAGCAGCATGACCAGGAGAACACCTTTGTGTGCGAGATCTGCAGCGAGCGCTTCCGCAGCGCCACCCGGCTGACCAATCACCAGCGGGCCCATTTTGAGCCAGAGAGGCCGCACAAATGCGAGTTTCCAG GCTGTGAGAAGAGCTTCATCACCTACAGTGCCCTGTTCTCCCACAACCGCACACACTTCCGCGAGACGGGCCTGTTCATCTGCACCTACCCGGGCTGCGACAAGCGCTACGACAAGGCCTGCCGCATCAAGATCCACATGCGCAGCCACACGG GCGAGAGGCCGTTCGTCTGCGACTCAGAGGCCTGTGGCTGGTCTTTCACCAGTATGTCCAAGTTACTGAGGCACAAAAG GAAGCACGACGATGACAGGCGCTTCACCTGCCCAGAGGAGGGCTGTGGCAAGTCCTTCACCCGGGCAGAGCACCTCAAGGGCCACAGCATCACCCACCTGGGCACCAAGCCCTTTGAGTGCCACGTAGATG GCTGCAGTGCCAAGTTCTCAGCGCGGAGCAGTCTGTATATCCACTCGAAGAAACACAAGCAGGACGCTGGCAGCCTGAGGACGCGTTGCCCCGTGGCCAACTGCAGCAAGCACTTCTCTTCCTGCAGTAGCCTGAAGAGCCACATGCTCAAACACCACCACCTCAACCCCG ACGTGCTGAGCCAGCTGGAGGCCACTCCCACCCTGACCCCCAGCAGCGAGCTTGTCAGCGCCGCCACCACCACGGGAACCGTCCCAGGGGTCACCGGGGGCGACCAGCTGGCCCACCTGGACCtcagctctctgttctctgctgtGCCCGGGGGTCCCTCGCCCACCATCCACGGGGTCGGGGTGCCTGTAGGCGCCACAGGGCCTGCAGGCGCCTTCGCCATGGACCTGTCACTGGTCAGCTCAGGAATCCTCACCATCAACCCGGCCTCGGTTGGCTCAGCCCTGTGCACGTCCGGGCATGGCGCCACCGTGGCCAAAGCTTCCTTGGACCCGCTCATCCTGGCGGCCGGGGAAGACATGGTCGGGGGAGCCCTCCCTCCTCGGGGTACCCTCAACCTGGACAACGTGCAGAAGGTCACCCCCGAGGCCCTAGGCTCACTCACAGTCCTCACCATGCAGGCTGCTAGCTCCTCCGCGGACCACCACACCCTCAGCTCCTCCAGCGCCCTGTCCACCGAGCCCTCCCCCTCAAACCTGGCTGTCCCCCCCGGGCCCGAGCTCCTCTCGTCCCACTCTAAGGTGGCTGAGGCTGGAGGGAGCAGGGGTGTCGGCAGGCCTCTGCTGGGCTGTGTGGAGGTGCTGGGGCAGCAGGAGGGGGGCAAGGtgctgacccagtgtgtgttccCGGGCCATGACGGTGGCAGCTCGTTCAGCCTGCAGAAGGAGTCCGAGCTCAGCCACAGCTCAGCCGTCTTACCCTACTCCTTCCTG GAGAGTAGTGGTTCAGCGCGGACCGACTACAGAGCCATCCAGCTGGCCAAGAAGAGGAAACGGAGAGGACCCTCCGTCTGCTCAG GTACATTATAA